Genomic DNA from Candidatus Omnitrophota bacterium:
ATTTCCGTGCGGATCGCGGCGAGCAGTTTGCCGTAACCGGTTGGGACGATCTGCGGGGGCATAACAACGGTATTATAGCGGGTTTATGGCCGGGGGGAAGGGGGAATCGCCGGAAGAGGCGTGTCCGGGGGGCGGATTAAGTCCAGTGTCCCCGGAATGGCTTGAAAAATTTTCCTAATTCTTTCGGATGACGCAAATAATGCGGGACGCGGCCCGCGTAATATCGGCACCTGAAATAGCTATGCCGTAAACCGCGGCCCAAACCCACATAAACGCGCTGCGGCCAGGGAAGTGTTCGATAATAATTGCTGAAAATACGCTCCTTGTTCGTCTTTAAGCTATTATCCCTCATTTTCTGAAAAGTCTTTGTCCCTTCGATCAATCGGAAATTGCCGAGCACGCGGTCAATGTATTTGGAATGCGCCCTCCGCATGGCTTTCAAAAGGAAATCCAGATCCATGCTGTAATGGTCGGCAATATCATAAGCGCCGATCTCATTGTGCAAAGAACGGTGGTAAAAGTAAGCTGACGGATTGACCGCGAATTGAGCCCCCAGCAGAACGCTGACCACGTCCAACCGCTGGGGCCTGTTGACATAAATGACCTGTCCCCGGCCGTCTAAAACGCGGCAATTGCCGACCAAAAGACCCGGTTCGGGGAGCTCCTCAAGGAGGTCAATCACGTGATTCAACACATTGGGCTCATAATAGTCGTCGGCATTTAAAAATCCGATATAACGGCCGCGCGCGCGCGCTATGCCTTTGTTCATGGCATCCGACTGGCCCCGGTCTTTCTCCGAGACCCATCGGATATGCGGGTATTTCCGTGCGTAGCGCGCGACAATCCTGGCCGTTTCGTCCCTTGAACCACCGTCGATAATATAGTGCTCCAGGCGGTTACAGTTCTGTTCAATGACGGATTTGAGGCAAGATTCTATAAACCGTTCCCCCTCGAAAACGGGCGTTATGACGCTTAACGGCGGCGGGACCGTGAGGACCCATGGGAGGCCTTCCGGGCTTCCGGGCAAAAGGTCGTCCCCCCTCCCTTGACTTATCCTGTCATTTTGCGGGGCAGCCCATTTGATCATTTCTCATCCGCCTCCGCGGGGACGTTCTCGACCATGACGATCACTCCGCCACCCTCGGCGGCGGCCATGGATTTTTCCATCATGCCCTTCATCATTTTGTCGCTTATGCTGGAGTACAGCTCCATCCCTTCCCCTTTAGCCATCCGGTCCTTTTCCGTCATGTCTTTTCCCATCATGGGCCGGCCGCCCATCGCTTTTTCCGCCCCTTGCAAGAAAGACATTGTCATCAACCCTATTCCGATATAAAAAACTGTCGCGAAGATAATTCCAAACCCTTTTTTCATGTCTTACCAACATTTGCAGAACTTCAAAAATGATTTTTTATTG
This window encodes:
- a CDS encoding glycosyltransferase family 2 protein is translated as MIKWAAPQNDRISQGRGDDLLPGSPEGLPWVLTVPPPLSVITPVFEGERFIESCLKSVIEQNCNRLEHYIIDGGSRDETARIVARYARKYPHIRWVSEKDRGQSDAMNKGIARARGRYIGFLNADDYYEPNVLNHVIDLLEELPEPGLLVGNCRVLDGRGQVIYVNRPQRLDVVSVLLGAQFAVNPSAYFYHRSLHNEIGAYDIADHYSMDLDFLLKAMRRAHSKYIDRVLGNFRLIEGTKTFQKMRDNSLKTNKERIFSNYYRTLPWPQRVYVGLGRGLRHSYFRCRYYAGRVPHYLRHPKELGKFFKPFRGHWT